The Miscanthus floridulus cultivar M001 chromosome 7, ASM1932011v1, whole genome shotgun sequence genome includes a region encoding these proteins:
- the LOC136465729 gene encoding uncharacterized protein translates to MSNENMLVWNVCGLNGRARRNIVRDVIVQERVSLVCLQETKLSSVSNQLASECLGTSFEYAFLPAIISAGGVLLGWRTDAWLASQVSLQAHSVTAKISSRCDPRFTWWITVVYGPLEANAQQAFLNELAALRSSLLGPWLICGDFNMIYRAADKNNDRLDRRCMRRFARFLGAVAVEELHLNGRLFTWTNERLHPTLERIDRAFASVDWLQLYPNHHMRALSSDCSDHAPLLLRMDVVPWARKRFRFQSF, encoded by the coding sequence ATGTCGAATGAAAACATGTTAGTCTGGAATGTCTGTGGTCTCAATGGCCGCGCGCGGCGCAACATAGTTAGGGACGTCATAGTCCAAGAAAGGGTCTCGCTTGTTTGCTTGCAGGAGACTAAGCTCTCCAGTGTATCCAACCAGCTTGCTTCTGAATGCCTAGGAACATCGTTTGAGTATGCCTTCTTGCCTGCTATAATTAGCGCCGGTGGAGTGCTCCTCGGCTGGAGAACGGACGCCTGGTTGGCGTCGCAGGTGTCCCTGCAAGCACATTCCGTAACTGCTAAAATCTCCAGTCGCTGTGATCCCAGGTTCACCTGGTGGATCACCGTTGTCTATGGGCCGCTGGAGGCTAATGCCCAGCAGGCTTTTCTAAACGAGCTCGCGGCTCTCCGCTCGTCGCTGCTGGGTCCCTGGCTCATTTGCGGGGACTTCAACATGATCTACCGCGCGGCGGATAAGAACAACGACCGACTGGATCGACGGTGTATGCGTCGCTTCGCCCGTTTTCTTGGTGCTGTCGCGGTCGAGGAGCTACACCTAAATGGGCGCCTGTTCACGTGGACTAACGAGCGACTGCACCCAACGCTCGAGCGCATTGACCGCGCTTTCGCCTCGGTGGATTGGTTGCAATTGTACCCGAACCACCACATGCGTGCGCTCTCCTCGGACTGCTCGGACCACGCGCCGTTACTGTTGCGCATGGATGTCGTTCCCTGGGCGCGGAAACGCTTCCGCTTCCAGTCCTTCTAG
- the LOC136463575 gene encoding pentatricopeptide repeat-containing protein At1g09900-like, giving the protein MPLWLYLMAMATSSAPLLPKPALRAASSSSLHTPNPRSRRQRATPEQHDQHVDSKWRRQPRGPPRRGEGAKRRLRSLIQREEIDDALALVDSMAYGGSGKCLPVVPCNILIKRLCSGGRVADAERVFAALGSFATVVTYNTMVNGYCRAGRIEDARRLISGMPFPPDTFTFNPLIRALCVRGRVPDALAVFDDMLHRGCSPSVVTYSILLDATCKASGYRQAMVLLDEMRAKGCEPDVVTYNVLINAMCNEGDVDEALNVLSNLPSHGCKPDAVTYTPVLKSLCGSERWKEVEELFAEMANNKCAPDEVTFNTIVTSLCQQGLVDRAIKVVDHMSEHGCIPDIVTYSSILDGLCDVGRVDDAVELLSRLKSYGCKPDTIAYTTVLKGLCSIEQWEHAEELMAEMVCSDCPPDEVTFNTIIASLCQKGLVDRAIKVVEQMSENGCSPDIVTYNCIIDGLCNERCIDDAMELLSNLQSYGCKPDIVTFNTLLKGLCSVDRWEDAEQLMVNMMHSNYPPDEMTFNTVITSLCQKGLLLQAIETLKIMAENGCIPNSSTYNIVVDALLKAGKTHVALELLSGMTNGTPDLITYNTVISNITKAGKMEEALDLLRVMVSNGLCPDTTTYKYLAYGICREDGTDRAIRMLCRVQDMGLSPDTTFYNDILLGFCQNWRADLAIDCFAHMVSSGCMPDESTYIILLEALAYECLLDEAKQLLVNLCSLGVLDKSLIEEESHYS; this is encoded by the coding sequence ATGCCTCTATGGCTCTATCTCATGGCGATGGCGACCTCGTCGGCGCCGCTGCTCCCGAAGCCCGCACTCCGAGCTGCGTCCTCTTCTTCTCTCCACACCCCGAATCCAAGGTCCAGGCGACAGCGAGCCACCCCCGAACAGCACGACCAACATGTCGACAGCAAGTGGCGGAGGCAGCCGAGGGGCCCGCCCCGGCGCGGCGAGGGAGCCAAGAGGCGCCTGCGCAGCCTCATCCAGCGCGAGGAGATCGACGACGCGCTCGCGCTCGTCGACTCCATGGCCTACGGCGGCAGCGGGAAGTGCCTGCCCGTCGTCCCCTGCAACATCCTCATCAAGCGGCTGTGCTCGGGCGGCCGCGTCGCCGACGCGGAGCGCGTGTTCGCGGCGCTCGGCTCCTTCGCCACTGTCGTCACCTACAACACCATGGTCAATGGGTACTGCCGCGCCGGCCGGATCGAGGACGCGCGCCGCCTCATCAGCGGCATGCCGTTCCCGCCGGACACGTTCACGTTCAACCCACTCATCCGCGCGCTCTGCGTCCGCGGGCGCGTCCCTGACGCCCTGGCGGTGTTCGACGACATGCTCCACCGGGGGTGCTCCCCTAGCGTCGTCACCTACAGCATCCTCCTGGACGCCACCTGCAAGGCGAGCGGCTACAGGCAGGCCATGGTTCTCCTTGACGAGATGCGCGCCAAGGGCTGCGAGCCGGACGTCGTCACGTACAATGTCCTCATCAATGCCATGTGCAACGAGGGCGATGTTGATGAAGCTCTGAATGTATTGAGCAACTTGCCGTCCCATGGATGCAAACCTGATGCTGTCACCTACACACCTGTGTTGAAGAGTTTGTGTGGCTCTGAACGGTGGAAGGAGGTTGAGGAGCTCTTCGCTGAGATGGCCAACAACAAATGTGCCCCAGATGAAGTGACATTCAACACAATAGTCACTTCTCTGTGTCAGCAAGGCTTAGTTGATCGTGCAATTAAAGTTGTTGATCACATGTCAGAGCATGGATGCATCCCTGATATTGTCACATATAGCAGTATTCTTGATGGTTTGTGCGACGTAGGGCGTGTTGATGATGCGGTTGAATTGTTAAGCAGACTGAAATCCTACGGGTGCAAACCTGATACAATTGCCTATACCACTGTTTTGAAGGGCCTGTGCAGCATAGAACAATGGGAGCATGCTGAGGAGCTCATGGCTGAGATGGTCTGCAGTGATTGTCCCCCTGATGAAGTGACATTCAACACGATAATTGCTTCTCTATGTCAGAAAGGGTTGGTTGATCGTGCAATCAAAGTGGTTGAACAAATGTCAGAGAATGGTTGCAGCCCTGATATTGTCACATACAATTGTATTATCGATGGTTTGTGCAACGAAAGGTGTATTGATGATGCCATGGAATTGTTAAGCAATCTGCAgtcctatgggtgcaagcctgatATAGTTACCTTTAACACTTTATTGAAGGGCTTGTGTAGTGTTGACCGGTGGGAGGATGCTGAGCAGCTCATGGTTAATATGATGCACAGTAATTACCCCCCTGACGAAATGACATTCAATACAGTAATCACTTCTTTATGCCAGAAAGGATTACTTCTGCAAGCAATTGAAACTCTGAAGATAATGGCTGAGAATGGTTGCATTCCAAACTCATCTACCTATAACATAGTAGTTGATGCACTTCTGAAGGCCGGAAAGACTCACGTAGCCCTTGAGCTGCTGAGTGGCATGACAAATGGTACTCCAGATTTGATTACTTATAATACAGTAATTTCTAATATTACCAAGGCCGGGAAAATGGAGGAAGCTCTTGATTTGTTGCGTGTGATGGTCTCTAACGGCCTTTGCCCAGATACGACTACATACAAATATTTAGCATATGGTATCTGTAGAGAAGATGGAACTGACAGGGCAATTAGAATGCTCTGCAGAGTGCAAGATATGGGCTTGTCACCTGACACTACATTCTATAATGATATTCTTCTTGGTTTTTGTCAAAATTGGAGAGCAGATCTCGCCATTGATTGCTTTGCTCATATGGTCTCCAGTGGCTGCATGCCTGATGAATCAACCTACATTATACTCCTTGAGGCTCTTGCTTATGAGTGTCTTTTGGATGAGGCAAAACAACTTCTAGTCAACCTGTGTTCTCTAGGCGTTCTAGATAAGAGCTTGATTGAGGAAGAAAGCCACTATTCATAG